A single genomic interval of Lathyrus oleraceus cultivar Zhongwan6 chromosome 7, CAAS_Psat_ZW6_1.0, whole genome shotgun sequence harbors:
- the LOC127108189 gene encoding uncharacterized protein LOC127108189, which yields MAKRKKSKSNSQSVGTSSQSEEAGETVRNGRSSISEYEEQRLRRIAENQARLKALGLPQMASSLKTLPQINKKKGKEKEKVEGDDEEYRPENEEERETESDSSSEHESDFENASGSRKRKAKNKSLKVKSRVAGKKHGGNLDNVDDEDEALMQAIALSLQNSAEPSVCSNMNVGNISKAEKKENIHTQEDKEQKKNKKSFISRLQMTEDELIVHFFQLDEAGKGTVTIRDLERAAITHDFAWTDNELVDMIRCFDSDGDGRLSLEDFRKIAVRCNMIKDSQNS from the exons ATGGCGAAACGCAAGAAATCGAAATCCAATTCACAATCGGTTGGTACATCGTCGCAATCGGAGGAAGCAGGAGAAACCGTACGTAATGGGAGGAGTAGCATATCGGAGTATGAGGAACAAAGACTACGGAGAATTGCAGAAAACCAAGCGAGGTTGAAAGCTTTGGGGTTACCTCAAATGGCCTCTTCCTTGAAAACCTTGCCTCAGATTAACAAGAAAAAGGGgaaagaaaaggaaaaggttGAAGGTGATGATGAAGAGTATAGACCCGAAAATGAAGAGGAACGAGAAACGGAATCAGATTCTTCCAGTGAACATGAGTCTGATTTTGAAAATGCTTCTGGGTCACGGAAAAGGAAG GCGAAGAACAAAAGTTTGAAGGTGAAAAGCAGAGTAGCCGGAAAGAAGCATGGTGGTAATTTAGATAATGTTGACGATGAAGATGAAGCTTTGATGCAG GCAATTGCTCTTTCTCTGCAGAATTCTGCAGAACCTTCAGTTTGCTCTAACATGAATGTAGGGAACATCAGCAAGGCCGAGAAAAAGGAAAACATTCACACTCAAGAAGATAAGGAACAAAAGAAGAACAAAAAATCG TTTATTAGTCGGCTGCAAATGACTGAGGATGAACTCATCGTACACTTCTTCCAGCTTGATG AAGCTGGAAAAGGAACTGTAACAATAAGGGATTTAGAAAGAGCAGCTATAACTCATGATTTTGCATGGACCGATAATGAGTTGGTTGATATGATTCGCTGCTTTGATAGTGACGGAGATGGAAGG TTAAGTTTAGAAGATTTTCGCAAGATTGCTGTTCGTTGCAACATGATAAAAGACTCACAAAATTCTTGA